From the genome of Candidatus Neomarinimicrobiota bacterium:
CGTAACCCGGAGACCGAGATCATAATAGTACTTTATCGGATGGGACTCGAAGCTGCTTACGCTGCCTGTTTGAACATTTGACGTGATACACATTTCGAGCGGGATTCGATGGTCATTTATGTAGTTCAGAATATCACCGTCTTCTTTCGTCCGCGTTCCGTGCCCTATCCTGTGTGCACCGCAGTAATGTATAGCCTGGTGGATGCTTTCCGGCCCGTATGCCTCTCCCGCATGGATCGTCAGATTAAGATTGTTATTCAGTGTGAGATAAAATGCCTCTCTGTGATCTTTAGCCGGATAATTTTCCTCCTGTCCGGCGAGGTCGTAGCCCACAACACCCCTGTTTTTGTATGCGACCGCAAGCTCGGCGAGGATGAGGGACGTTTCCGCTCCGATACTCCTTATTCCACAGACTATGATTCCGGTTATAATACCATATTTTGCCTCAGCTTTATGCAAACCTGCTTTCACAGCCTCAATGGTATCCGTGAGGGTCAAGCCCTTTTCGATGTTTAATACGGGCGAGAACCTGACCTCTAAAAGTCTTACTCCGTCGTTCCATTGATCTTCCGCAAGCTCAAATGCTACTCTTTCAAGAGCAGGCGCCGTCTGGAGCACGCTCAAGGTGAGATCGAAAACTTTCAAATAGTCAGCAAGACTTTTATGCCGTTCTCTTCCGGAGTGAATTATATTTGCCAGATCTTCGGCATTATCCGCGGGGAGCGAGACACCTTGCTCCTCAGCAAGCTCGAGCATTGTTTGAATTCTCAGCGAACCGTCCAAATGACAGTGCAGATCGGTTTTGGGAAGACTCCTTATAAGATCTTCGGTGATTTCTAAATTATTCGTTTTCATAATATTCCTTATTGTAAAATGGCGCGAATGCAGTTATCAATGCTGACTTAAAGCTTAACTCTCTCGTCAAAATATTGCCGGTCAAAACTCCGAATACTCCCTGACGGTCTCTGACTTCAGCCAATCCTGAATACCTGTCTATGGCTGTTGACAGGCTTTCATTTTCTTCATAAACGTAATGAGCCAACTTCTTCGGTATGCTTAAATTCGGAGATGAGCCGATATTGACTGCGCTGCCGTCCGACACGGCAGCCCACCCCTCGATAAATGTAATATTTTCACCGTTTATGTTTATCCTGTGAAATCCACCTTCCATACCGACGTAAAAATCAACAGAGCCGGGATTATCAATCAGCATCTCCTGCATTGTTATTACCCTGTTTAAAGCCCCGTTTATTATTTCTTCCCTCATTCTGGGCGTTTCACTGACCCCCGAGTCTATCGAGTAAGCATCTATGCTCCACTCTTGAATATCCAACTGTTCCGAAATAAGCTTCATAGCCTCATCGAGAGCGTCTAATTTAGGTTTTCGCTTCGATGCGCAGGCGATTTTCATAATAGTTCTATAGCTTTTGAAGATGTCAACGTTTTTATAAAAAATGATATACGTTCGTATAAGGGTTCGACATCATCTCCAAACTCATCTTTCATTTTCTGAGAAATCTCCAGAACGTTCTTTTCTCCGTCGCACTCTTTCCACACAAAGGAGCCGACCGCATCTAATTGAACCGTATAATCCGGGGAATTCATTTTTGAAGTGATGAAATTCCCCAACTTTCCTCTAAACTTGGGTATCTTCAGCGTGACCAAGCCGTCATCGGTATATTCCCACTCTAATATTCTCTTGGGAACAAGTTCGAGTAAGTTAACTTCAGTTTTTTTCTCTTTATTTCGCACGGCGTAATTTTCAAAATTTTGTTTAAAGTTACGCCCGGATCGTAGTGCGTCGGGCCCGGGCGCAGATTCTAAATATTGGTGTAATATAGCGATTATTTCAATTCATAACAGCATAATACTCGGCAAGCTCAAATACATATTGACCTCCAAAAGGAAGTGAACTTGATTAGGAACAGCTGTCTATTAGAACGA
Proteins encoded in this window:
- the add gene encoding adenosine deaminase, whose protein sequence is MKTNNLEITEDLIRSLPKTDLHCHLDGSLRIQTMLELAEEQGVSLPADNAEDLANIIHSGRERHKSLADYLKVFDLTLSVLQTAPALERVAFELAEDQWNDGVRLLEVRFSPVLNIEKGLTLTDTIEAVKAGLHKAEAKYGIITGIIVCGIRSIGAETSLILAELAVAYKNRGVVGYDLAGQEENYPAKDHREAFYLTLNNNLNLTIHAGEAYGPESIHQAIHYCGAHRIGHGTRTKEDGDILNYINDHRIPLEMCITSNVQTGSVSSFESHPIKYYYDLGLRVTINTDNILVSNTTVSEEFMVAHKYYGFDINDFKEIIIFGFKSAFLPYKDKRRLVRDVVEELAKF
- a CDS encoding DUF84 family protein — encoded protein: MKIACASKRKPKLDALDEAMKLISEQLDIQEWSIDAYSIDSGVSETPRMREEIINGALNRVITMQEMLIDNPGSVDFYVGMEGGFHRININGENITFIEGWAAVSDGSAVNIGSSPNLSIPKKLAHYVYEENESLSTAIDRYSGLAEVRDRQGVFGVLTGNILTRELSFKSALITAFAPFYNKEYYENE
- a CDS encoding PqqD family protein, with the translated sequence MRNKEKKTEVNLLELVPKRILEWEYTDDGLVTLKIPKFRGKLGNFITSKMNSPDYTVQLDAVGSFVWKECDGEKNVLEISQKMKDEFGDDVEPLYERISFFIKTLTSSKAIELL